The genomic stretch CAGCTTTAACAAACACACCTGACTATAATTTTAAGGTTGCCCTGAAATGCTTGATCGGCAGGTTCAGTTTTCaggtttgattggggttggagctgaactctgcaggacagtagatCTCAAGACACAGGTTTGGTCACCAATGGTTTAGATTAAACCAGGACTGGGCacttatattaggacattttagtttttacaaacaaaccttacaaaaacaagactggtgtgcatcttgaaacaaaacaatggcactgatatgttgagatgtgtcagtacaaggtgttttctTAATTACagtagctcaaacatgcattttagccCGGGAACAgtataagccctgtctggaaaaccgccACATTGTTTTACCATAACAGATATGGGTTGTTTaaggttgagttgtgattttgAAGTGTAGACAGATGGATCATCCTATTGTATTTCTGCATCACAGTTAAGGTGCATGTGGATGGTATAACCCTCACAAGTTGTCCACTGCATCACTTCACATCAATGCAGCTGTGAAAATAATAACTAtaaacatattttacatttgtaCTTAAAATAAGCTTACATTATGAGAATATACAATGGCacccatacttaaacagaaTAGGGTGAGAGAGATACATTAAAAACGAGACAGTAGTACACACATCCTTTAACTCCAGTGTTATTATGACGTTTAATAGGTCATTAATTAATTAACTGTCATTTGAAATGTCGACAACTTACAGGAATAACTGTAAGATTCTAATGTATTAATATCTAACGTTACTATCGTAAACAGGAAAATATATAGGTGAGCAATGAAACTCATGCAAGatttgttgcattttgttaactACTCGTTACTGATCATAAGTGTAATCATAGAACGGACTTCACAAATCTAACATTAGGCTAACAACACATAGCTAACGTTAGCGAGCTTACCTGAAACGGTCGACCTTAATTCTGCCCCTGGCGTGACTTCTTAACATGTGTCGTAGCCGAACCATTTCTAGGGAAAAGGATGTTCGTCAGTCGGCTTCCCGTCCATTAAAATTGGTACGAACAAACATGAGGGCGCTTGGATGAGCAACTTTAATAACGCCTTTAGCCGCCGTATCTCTATGCGGGCAGAAGAGAACACAGAATGACAACATCTCGTCCTGACGTCTCGCGTGGTTCTGTGTAACTTGGACAACTTAAAGTTACGCCCCCTGCTAAAAGTAACGCCCCTTAACGGCACGCCCCTCTCTTGCGGTCCGCAGACAGACCCATCTCAAAGATCCACCGATTCCgctaatccacttcgtgttttcccgctcgctccgcagcatctctgtgtgtccactctctgcctggagagcgaagacgacagtttctgTCTTAAgtttgttgcattaacaggttaattttttacattatatcagttgttaaaccgcagatTTACTAATTTGGAAGTTTGCTGTcggtgttctaaaagtgctaacaacgtAGCAAGCAAACAgcaacaaaatatccacattcttagtattatcgttacaatgcttgtctaatgaattaaatgttcccggtcagatctaagttaatataaacattacatttgctgttgttggcacactttgtagacaaaaaaatacaaaaaacatcaatgccttcacaaaataaagacagagaacggaaagggAGGCTGGTaaaggcagttcaacattgcaaacattgaTTCAAAGCTCattcaagccagcaggtaaatcatattgaatatctATTgtcactttaattcttgttattatattctcccattataatcaattataatcacttgtctaagttgatgctagtaatatagtaacacatcatttatttataatactttattaaaaacatactaatagtaccaccccccgtagtgccctttttggtttgggccactgccccatctagcattttctaaataactgttctcattacaaagaaaagtgaatggtttataaataattttggcattaaggtataatgcaaaagaagttaaaataaggcttttcaacctaaggccagtgggttttgtacagatgtaaatttgtgtgtatagtatgtacagtatgagtgtgacttCTGAAAtatagttttcacagagctgtgtgtttcactagttttcttgctaattaattagtttgtttagttaattttaacacaattatcagcactaaggtttaaaaaatattatccGGCCCTCACCAGTCTTAAAATGTAAGGAATACTGGAGCTTGTTTGGGTTGGTGGGACTGTTCGCGGTGGGCGCCGGAAAatttcctttatttttaaatccaAAACTTGACAGGTATGAACTAGTTAAGAGTTAAAAGGTTCGTCAATTATAATTAATGGCAGTCGATACATCAAGATTTAACACAGTTAAATTAAGTTAAGTCTCCACACAGTGGTAGATGTGACTCTTTAGAAAGATTTCAGATGTTGATTCAACAGGACTTGAATGTTTTTAGAAAATGGTTCCCTCTGGATTCAGCCATTTGGACACTGTTTACAGCTACCTTTAGTTAGGATTTGAGATCATCCTTACAGTGCTATCAATATAATGATCATGGCTTTGATTGAAGGAAATTCTTGAACTGAAGATAAATACTGTGGTATACAATGAAGGTATGGTGATGAAGGCTCTTCTATAATTTATGTTGCTGTCTTGCCCCCTTTTGACAATCTACTAACATCCGACCTATGACACTTTGACCCGGATTCACAAAAACAAGGCTTCAGCAAACTCCAGactaaaatacatgtttgtgctgtcttaactgaaaacaactcACACTGACTGATCTTAAAATatttcagtgccattgttttgtgtcATACTGCTGCACTACTTTTTTTTTGAGACACATTTAAACTAAAAGCTTTAATGTCATCATTTAACTAAAGCTTAATCTCTGTCTGTAAAACCAtgtctttttaaatattataggGAACCTATGTTTGTTTTAATGTATTCCTTTTAAAATTTGTATAATCAATTATCTGTTGATTAAAGgtatatttacttttttctatTTCATATGTGAATTGTATGTGTAAATATCTCACCACTTGAGGACAAACACTCGTACTGGCTTGGATGCTAATCTGTTATTCTCTTAAAGAATTAATAAACCCCAAAAATGTATTCTTAAATCAAGGCAGAGCATTTTTACACTGTTATTCAGATTGTGACTTTCTGTGTGagactgacatctagtggacTTGTTTATTACATGACTGACATTTTGCACACGTTTCATAAACTCAACCAGGAAATTCTTGAGTTCAAGGAAACTGAAACTGTTGGGCTGTTGTTTGTTTCGTCTTCTTTCTGTGAGTACATACAGTAAAATGGCAGAAGCCAGTATTTCAGTGGTTCAGGATCAGTTCATCTGTTCAATCTGTCTGGATCTACTGAAGGATCCAGTGGCCATTCCCTGTGGACACAGTTACTGTATGAGCTGTATTACAGACTGCTGGGATCAAGATGATCAGAAGAGAAACTACAGATGCCCTCAGTGCAGACAGACCTTCAATACAAGacctgttttaaataaaaatgtggtGATTACCGAGATGGTGGAGATACTGAAGAAGACAAAACTACAAGCTGCTCGTCCTGATCACTGTTATGCTGAACCTGGAGATGTGGAGTGTGACGTCTGTActgagagaaaacacaaagcTGTCAAGTCCTGTCTGGTGTGTCTGAACTCTTACTgtcaaaatcattttaaacttCATGAAGAACTTCACTCAGGAAAGAGACACAAAGTGACAGACGCCACTGGACGACTTCAGCAGATGATCTGCCCTCAACATGAGAAACCTTTAGAGATTTACTGTAAAACTGATCAGCTCTGTATATGTTATCTGTGTATGGTGGGGAAGCACAAGAATCACAACACTATACCAGCTAAAGAAGAGAGGACTGAGAAACAGGTAAGAGATGAAAACACTGAGTGATGTGTTAATGTGATCAGATTTTATTGGTAAAAAATCACCTTTAATGTACATTTTATCTGTTTAATCATTATTCCTGAATCCAACAGAAAGAACTGAAGGAGACACAGAGAAAATACCAGCAGAGAATCCAGGAGAGCCAGAAGAAGCTTCAGGAGCTGAGAGATGCTGTGGAGACTCATAAGGTGAGTTTTGATCAGATGAACAACTGCTGTCTGCTGTTTCAGATCTGTTTCAGACTCAGTTAGGACTCTCATCCAATCAGTCAGTGAGGAGTTCAGTGCTGGATGACTTTCACTGAAGTTCACTGTGTGTAACAGACTGTGTGATGTACCAGTAAGAGCTGAGTGAATGCTGCTGATTCTAATGCTGCTCTCTCTGTGTGTCCTAACAGCGCTCTGCACAGACAGCAGTGGACGACACTGAGAGGATCTTTACTCAACTGATCCAAACCATTGAGAGAAGACGATCTGAGGTGACACAGCTGATCAGAGATCAGGAAAAGACTGCAGTGAGTGAAGCTGAAGGACTCTTGAAGCGACTGGAGCAGGAGATTGATGATCTGAGGAGGAGAGACGCTGAGCTGGAGCAGCTTTCACACACAGATGATCACATCCATTTCCTCCAGGTAACAGAGATCTGAAAAACACAACAGTGATCTTTAGGACGTGAAATGCATGTTTTACTGAGATTATATTATCTATGAAATGTTTCAGTGTCATCAGtttatgtttgtgttgtttgtctttgtgtttgtgtagagttttcagtctctctctgttCCTCCTGGATCTTCAGACTCACTCAGCATCACTGTCAGCTCTCTCATCTCTTTTGATGATGTAGGAANNNNNNNNNNNNNNNNNNNNNNNNNNNNNNNNNNNNNNNNNNNNNNNNNNNNNNNNNNNNNNNNNNNNNNNNNNNNNNNNNNNNNNNNNNNNNNNNNNNNNNNNNNNNNNNNNNNNNNNNNNNNNNNNNNNNNNNNNNNNNNNNNNNNNNNNNNNNNNNNNNNNNNNNNNNNNNNNNNNNNNNNNNNNNNNNNNNNNNNNAATCTGTGTCTCATCTGAGAGAGAAACTGGAGGATTTCTAtagagaagagataaagaagatatttgatAAAAGTAAAGCACCTGAACCTGAGACCAGGGAGCAGTTCCTAAAATGTGAGTCttaataaacaacaaacaaataaacacgCTGAAGCTGATAAAGACATGAACAATAAAACATAAGTGTGAAATCAAACAGCAGTTCATAAATCAAGTTTCTTATTTGATATTCAAATTTCATAAGCCATTACGTTTTTCTATAAAGAAAGATTCTTAACTCTtaatgaaaacaaaatatattttaaagtgtacAACTACAGAACAGAGGGACTTTAACAATGTTCACACATTCACAAACCTTTTACACACACAGGATTATGATGAATATAACAGTAAATCAGTCAGATTAGATTCTGTCTATACTGTAAATGATCTCTGTTCACTTCTTAACACATTGACAGTCttcaaaaactaaaataaataagaaCTGAAGTTTTATCTTAATTATTgaaatttacaattttacattcaaataatgtttttgattTGCCTCCATCAGATTATCATCACTTCACTGCAGATCCAAACACAGCACATAAACATCTCTGTCTGTATGAGGGGAACAAAGTGATTACTAAAACTGACACACTCCAGCCGTATCCTCATCATCCAGACAGATTTACTGGTTATCCTCAGGTGTTGTGTAGTGAGAGTTTGAGTGGACGCTGTTACTGGGAGGTTGAGTGGAGTGGTAATGTGGATATATCAGTGTCATATAAGAGCATCAGCAGGAAGGGACGGGGTAATGAGTGTTTGTTTGGATTTAATGATCAGTCCTGGTGTTTGTGCTGCTATGACTCCAGTTGTTCATTCTTTCACAATAACATTGAGACTAAACTCCCAGTAGTGTTCAGATCTTCTAGAATAGGAGTTTATGTGGATCACAGTGCAGGATCTCTGTCCTTCTACAGCGTCTCTGACACAATGACCCTCATCCACAGAGTCAACACCACATTCACTAAACCTCTCTATCCTGGGTTTTTTGTTTATCTTGGATCAGTGAAACTGTGTGATCTAACAATATAGATGATACAGAGAgtctttaaatgattttgtcatattaaaagtCTGAACATGATGAATCCAACAACAAAGAAATAATAAGTCTTCACTTTACTAATCAGCAATTTTAAATAACTGATTgtaatgttatattttaataattgtattttgtcCTGTCAAACAGAGGTAGCTGTACAGTAGTTATTCACAGTTAATATTATTAATCTACAGCCGTGTATTATTTTATGTGCACAAACCACtatgaaataaaatgttatacaAGCCACTAAAATGTATGAGTCTGAcaggggcgaaaatctcatctaaatgttgggggggacaataaacataaaatttttcaagaacaatttttgaaggggacaccaataatacaggcaaaattgtacttgcaaggaaatgggtacagatagaaaacgtttctctttctctatgaacggacgcaaatttaattttaatacatatgaatgcagaggtgaaaagagtaatacaattttctacttaagtaatagtaaagttactttaataatattttacttaagtaaaagtaaagttactggtctaaaaatctactcaagtaaaaagtcattttaattttaagagttacttttttacagcggggagaggtttctagtatagttcacaaaggaaggatatatacatctcaaactatgtttttaattgtaaacatctctacaattaaagtgcaataacaaatgttaataaaataaaaagctttttataactaagaaacatttatggaattatttaatgatttttacaggtgagttatgcacttttgaagcaaaaataatatgaggtcagcagctagtaaatacaatcattatatgaaggttgtaattgatgtattgctggtaacatacattgttattaaactatatacataaatgaacatataatgagatgagtgccatggctatacactatacatcctttacacgtttattagctcccagacctgtgtacctgatgtctttcaatctatctctctcgcgctctctctctctctgcaatgtctaatgatctgcgcattctcgaggacgttctcaagttgtttgacttgacgcgaagctgctagacctcggaagataatgcgcatgtattaaaaatgcatcgtgcaaattagcggttaaacacggtcggcaattctcaaactccgtactcaagagcatgaaccctacctgaatgaaacaatcgctttgcgtcaatggccaggggtttctttcgtaagaattgaattgagggtctgcattagcctgcgcctgtctcgtccctctccatggttctttttgcgcgttcccccgcccatcaatcaatcatccgaccgtggcgcgtctttatcaccttacttttttatttatttttactcagtaacggatatgatttaacatgtagcgaagtaaccaacaatactttaaacatacttaagtaaaagtaaagtacagattttaaaaactactcaaagtaaaagtacacaaaaaactcagttacagcaaggtgagtaaatgtaatttgttactttcagctctgcctcacctctgcatgaatgcataaaaatgttttcttgatcgtttatctgcttctgttctcagaaaacgaaatatgttcatgtttatatgtcaaaatagtccagttttaaaacatatgaggataaactgataagtgatgggaaacgttgtattgtatatagcttattaacgcgtcggctccgtacacttctctaccaccggaatgtgtggtggtgaggtaaaaggggcgtgggcagtggaccaaaccactgtgaggcaagggagggggaatccaaatatttaaaacgtttttttgttgttgctccgtttgcatttgtattgtttcacttcttacacaactagtttaagtattataaatcattaaattattttcaatacacatattctaatgataatttaggggggacaaccctcagatagggggggtcctgtcccccccgacccccccgggatttccgcccatgGAGTctgaatttaatttaattaatcttaatttactttaagacaaacatttaatacatttaatttgaGATTACTTTAATCCAAAATGAACAATGGTGAATATACAACGGTGCATTTATACTAAACATTTCTAACAATATGTTTAAAGACCATCACTAAAGTTAATTAATGTCTGAATTGCACATTACTTAAATAAAATGTCTCAgtacaataaaaccattaagacattttgcattatttttatgcaTTACTTGTATTACAGTAATGTAAACCACAATAATGACGATACTGttactttatataaaaaaactttcagaTGGGTGCAGAAATCATAAAACACCCAAATCCATCCTTAGACCACACTGTCAGATGAAATGGTCTCTAGCTGGGGCAGTACACGTTCataaagtacacctttgcacctaaagagttcatattagtaccttagaggtacatattgggtATCAAAGAGTGCCTGTTGTAACAGTACATATCTATACCcaattaaatcattttttaccattttgttttctgacagtgcagacTTTATGACCTGATGAACTTTTATTTGGCTGTGTGGGAACTTCTATCATCTGTTTGTTCATTATGAAATACCACTGGTTCTTTTCTCATATCTATTGTTGCTTTATTGACACCCTGTTTGAAGAAACTTCCATAAAGTTTCAATCTGTGCAGCCTGAGAAACCAACAATGAAACGATGAAGTCAAACATCAGTCATGTCAGTAAAATTAAATCTAGCTTAACACTTTTCCTCTCTTCTCTCCTGTGCTAGAGAATTTCATTTGACTTCACAAAGACAACAGAGTTCCCACCCTGAACGAGAAAACCAAAATCTCCTTCTTTGAGTCGAAATTTTACCCTGACATTGAAAGGAAAACAAGAAATATTAAGAAACAAATCATAATTAAAGATAGTCTGTGTGTTTTAGTTCGGGGAAATTAATGCTTTCAAGTACCTTTGCCCTAAAGTAAAGTATTGGGGGAGCCAAAAGGTCATTTTTGTGCTGTGTCTTAATTCATCTATACCAGTGGATCCCAACCTTTTTAGCCCTATGTACCCCAACAGCCCTATCAGTAAGGCTCAAGTACCCCTTCATCGAAACAAAAccaaagttgtgttttaaagcaacaccgaagagttttttttaccttaaaataacgtttccaaaaaagtttcagtcgttcattcACTCGAAATAGTGAACATTcgctatcggccaaaaccgcattaaagaagtttccaactgTCAGGTCGCTGTCCTATAGtacgagtgaaaactacaaaaacttgctttacggcagacctacaatccaatcagagccagcttttctgcagtaggctaaactatttacgacagtggtaatggacaattccgcttccaacctgtagggggagcaaagagcaaaatgttttagtgttgctttaaagacaaataattagtaatattaatgtattatttaattttaaacattaaagtaaaagCACTGACTGATGAAGC from Paramisgurnus dabryanus chromosome 6, PD_genome_1.1, whole genome shotgun sequence encodes the following:
- the LOC135744080 gene encoding tripartite motif-containing protein 16-like is translated as MAEASISVVQDQFICSICLDLLKDPVAIPCGHSYCMSCITDCWDQDDQKRNYRCPQCRQTFNTRPVLNKNVVITEMVEILKKTKLQAARPDHCYAEPGDVECDVCTERKHKAVKSCLVCLNSYCQNHFKLHEELHSGKRHKVTDATGRLQQMICPQHEKPLEIYCKTDQLCICYLCMVGKHKNHNTIPAKEERTEKQKELKETQRKYQQRIQESQKKLQELRDAVETHKRSAQTAVDDTERIFTQLIQTIERRRSEVTQLIRDQEKTAVSEAEGLLKRLEQEIDDLRRRDAELEQLSHTDDHIHFLQSFQSLSVPPGSSDSLSITVSSLISFDDVGKSVSHLREKLEDFYREEIKKIFDKSKAPEPETREQFLKYYHHFTADPNTAHKHLCLYEGNKVITKTDTLQPYPHHPDRFTGYPQVLCSESLSGRCYWEVEWSGNVDISVSYKSISRKGRGNECLFGFNDQSWCLCCYDSSCSFFHNNIETKLPVVFRSSRIGVYVDHSAGSLSFYSVSDTMTLIHRVNTTFTKPLYPGFFVYLGSVKLCDLTI